The following proteins are co-located in the Calliphora vicina chromosome 2, idCalVici1.1, whole genome shotgun sequence genome:
- the LOC135952659 gene encoding putative mediator of RNA polymerase II transcription subunit 12 — MTLTAIESDTEQQALVPILNGSKLWLGGLMVPNTRHFVWISTGKPFQYTNWFQGNPDFINNCVLSGLDIDNDIRCTFPYGYICEQPQHPQIVTETDERKLQEDIVQLNENLRIEIQERQNLQQELKKQKELAQNLQERLQQINDTKLEMQEKKVNLQQELQKLVQELVNGEQNLQQVSQKPKDSQHLTEQQLQHHKEYEAKQQNDEKNKSYLNLFFSNIQNAYFFQNSR; from the coding sequence ATGACACTGACTGCAATTGAGTCGGACACGGAACAACAGGCATTAGTACCAATATTAAACGGTTCAAAATTGTGGTTGGGTGGTTTAATGGTACCAAATACCCGTCACTTTGTATGGATATCGACAGGAAAACCATTTCAATATACCAATTGGTTTCAGGGAAATCcagatttcataaataattGTGTTTTAAGTGGTTTGGATATAGACAATGATATACGTTGTACATTTCCTTATGGATACATTTGCGAGCAACCCCAACACCCCCAGATTGTAACAGAGACGGATGAACGAAAACTACAAGAAGACATCGTACAACTTAATGAGAACTTAAGAATAGAAATTCAAGAGCGTCAAAATTTACAGCaagaactaaaaaaacaaaaggagTTAGCGCAAAATCTGCAAGAGCGACTACAACAAATTAATGACACTAAACTAGAGATGCAGGAAAAAAAAGTGAATCTGCAGCAGGAACTACAAAAACTGGTACAAGAATTAGTAAATGGTGAACAGAATTTACAGCAAGTCTCACAAAAACCAAAAGACAGTCAACATCTAACTGAGCAGCAGTTACAGCATCACAAAGAATATGAGGCAAAACAGCAAAATGacgagaaaaataaaagttatttgaatctttttttttcaaatatacaaaatgcatatttctttcaaaattcACGTTAA